ACATTTTGTCAGTATGTTAAAGGCAACCTTCTGAATCCAAAAACGCACGGTAAGTTAAAAGGGTATAAGTCGTGTTATGCCCTTGTAACTTCTTGCCACAGAAGTATAAATTGTccctaaatatcttaaaaactgtttatgtCGCCTTTTCTCTAACAGATGCAAATCggccaaattttaaggaaatagtTATTGATGaacaacaaaactttattataaaagaagtagAAAACACTAAACACCTAGGTATAATAAtagaccaaaaattaaaatggacaCCACACATTCAAAACTTAACATCTAAACTCAAAAgcttaattcataaatttttccttattagaaatatattggataaaaaaactttaataatgttGTACCAATCATTTGTGGAATCTGATATGCTATGATATAGTGACCGTGATATAGTGTATAGTGACTGTGGTATAGTGACTGTGGTATAGTGACTGACCCTACAATAATGCTCTTGAATCcttaaaaactgttcaaaattatattatcaaaataatctataaaactCCCCTCGCTCTTGTATGCTaccaaaatacttaatattagATCCTTATATCTATACTCCAGTTGTGTATTTTGGTATaaacttaaagataaaaactACATAAGTCACCAACATGAGACCAGACAACTAACTGAAAGACATCTTAATGTACCATTTCGCAGATTCGATGGAAGCCAAAGATGTAATTCTGTAATaagaccaaaaattttcaataagttACCACGGACAATTCGGGAGATTACAAATAAGgaaaaatttttagaactttGTAAAAGATTTATCTATGAAAATTATGATGCCTTACTTGACCttctataaataactattaacgtTTTCCTCTTcttctgaaatttttaatatttgtgtctTATAGTTGTattacctgtattttaaatGCACTACCCTCAGGTTTATGTAAATTAGTGGTATGGGGCCCCTAGGAAATATAATAATGTTGTatagtaatataattaattttaagttatttatacaCATACAGGTGCTTGCACCTAGGTGTACTTTATTGTATTGGTACTatagattaattttatttacatctaTCCTGTATTAAGCATGTATTTCTTATGTTGAATAAATTTTCaatctatttcagcgttttctaAGAGGGTGTTGAAACAAATTGAAAGTGATGGGAACTTCTTTATTGGAACCAAAAAAACCACCACTCATTGAACAAAAGCACACATTCTCTACCTTCAAATGCCATCCGCATCATTAAAccacaaaataacaaaacaaaaatcactCGATTTTCAATCCCTGTATTGACCTCTCCAACGAGTTAATATCCCAAATGACCAGCTGCCCATCCAATCCGCTCGTGCTTATCTTCGCCGCTCTGCTCTTACTTCCCTGGTAAATACACAAACAAGAAATCGCGTTCTGATGCACCGAATCCAGACTCGTGTCGGAGTTTTCGCTTCTCGCCTGTTTATCCAGCGAGTGGAACATGCGCATCGCCGATAAACCTCCGGACTCCTTCTTTTGCGAAGCGTCCAGTTTCCCGGCAAAAATCAAACTGTTCCcgtttaatttgtataaaatggGGACGCAGCTGTGTCCTGCCGCGACAATTGTCTTGTCGCTGATCCACGTGCAACTCAGGAACGGCAGGAATtccgtttttagttttatgaaGGCGCTGCCTTGGGTGGGATCGGCTACGTTTATCGAGGAGTCATGACCCACCTAGAGAATataataagattttgttttCATAGTGTCATTAAAGAATAATGTGGAAGTAATAATTTgtgtcaataataataataatagttttattaaggGTTTTCCAATTTCGGTCACTTTATTTTTGCACATGGAAAAACAAGAAAAGTGtacaaacagaaaataaaatatgtaaactaTAGTACTATGATAAAGGCATTCGAGAAAGTTAGATATATATATGTcgtttatttattcaaaaactaatacaaGTTATACAGCAAGGTTACTTAATAATTaccatattatatttttaaaaaagaattgaatAACCTACAAACACTATAAAATTGCCACAaacatatgtatgtatattatactaaatttacGATTAAATGATTTTTGCAAGCCCTTTTAAAAAACGTTATACTTTCGATAGTTTTGATTTCTATTGgctatcaaaaaataatgaattttaagcACATTCTTGAGAAActctaggtatataaaaattacttctagaTCGCGTGTTATGATCATGTATTTCGGCAGAGAATGTGACTGTTAAGCATGACCAATTTTAATCTTACGGACAAATGTCAGCGTATTGAGTAGAAGATGCTCTCTGACTGGTAGCCATTTTAAAGCCTGTAACATGTCTTTTATTAGAGTCAATCTTGGTTTATCTAGtattcaaatcaaatcatttatttccatcgacatcatcacaatgtataggaattgtcaataaaaaactacaatgctaataaaaatagtataaaattacaaagatatgaaaggaaacaaatttaacttaatttagtcaataaatctacagttaaagaactctgtcaacgaataaaaaggacagtcagctaacatggtcctaagagccctcttaaaagttgaaaaagtcttagctctctttattctacatgggagatgattaaaaattttgagagataTAATTTCCAGACCATCCTGTACCTGTGACAACCGGGTAAAAATGATCtataatttatctgcatttcgagtttcataaaaatttgGATCTCCGGGTCTCATCtagtttaaaagatttttatgtacttgacatGCGCACTCCAAgatataaatgttaattatagttagtattttttcttttttaaaagtaccacgGCAAGTTTCTCTGAAGGAAAGTCTAAACATCGTACGTATAATgcgcttttgatttattagcacTCTCCCAATACTGGAGGAATCACCCCAAGCTAATAAGGCATTGGATAGAGTGGAATGCACTGAggcataataaaagcttttaagtgtATATGCATCCACATAGTCTCGAAGTTTCAAGATAGCATAATTGCTGCGGGATAATCTATTGCACACAGATTTCACCTGAGGATCTCACGATAGATGTCTATCAATTACAATGCCCAAGAACTTGGTGGAGTATTGTTGGATGAGGCTACTTGATGACTGCTCTCTAAAGAGTAAGCTCTGGTCCTGAATAGCTCGAATCGGAGTGAAAACAATGAAATTGGTTTTCAAACTATTCAAACAAAGACCTTTTTTCTGGCACCACCCTGCAATATCAGCTATACACTTGGTGGCTTTTGAGTGGATAGACTGACAGTCAGTACCCGAGACAACTGCTGAtgtatcgtcggcaaaaagtGTTATATAGCTGTCATTAACCAGGAGaggcaagtcattaataaaaagtaaaaataaaatgggccCAAGAACACTGCCCTGTGGAACCCCAGTGACGACAGTTGCCCAATCAGATATGGTCACCTGACCACTAACTCTCAGCCTGGGTTCTACCTGTCAAATATGATTCAAGTCATTTATAAGCCAGACCTCTTATACCATAATAAaagatcttatttaatagtaaagcatgattaatggtatcaaatgctttagtaagatcaaaaaagataccaacagattttaatttcaattcaaaagtattcaatatatttgtataaagagATATTATAGCATCTGATGTAGAGAATCCAGACCTGAATCCAAACTGATGACATGACAGTAAAgcaaaagaatctaaaaatgcaataagtcttcttttaaaagatttttcaaagatcTTTGAGAATACAGAGAGGAGAGCAATAGGCCTATAGTTACCCACTTCTGCTGTCTCCCCCTTTTTATGAAGAGGTATGACAACAGCTGATTTTAGCTCTTTAGGAAAATAGCCAAACTGAAATGATAAATTTAGAAGATAGGTAAGTGGAGAGATAATATGCTCAGCACATGCTAGCAATAAGTAACAAGGTACCTCGTCTACACCAGATGACTTTTTCCTGGTGTGTCAACTCTTTCCTCAAGGGTTTCTCCTTCAGTGAGAGGGAATAGAAAAAGAGATTGGGATAAACTGTTGAAAGGCACATTTATTCCCATGGGTGCCTGAAAATTATCTGTGATCTTTCGCACtgattgtacaaaaaaattattaaatgtataagcAATATTGATGTTGCCAGTAACTTTCTTTCCATTATCAGTAACCAAATTAGGAACACACTTTGTTCCGCGATTTGAAAAGTTCGTAATTGAGTTAATAATTTCCCATGAGGCTCGAGTTATATTGTTAGAAGTAAGCAACTTTGCTGAATTATAGGCTTTTTTAgcatttacaatattttctcTATGTACCTTCAATCTCCTTCCATAGGATGTCAGTAACTCATGGTCAGGAACGGTCTTTAGTTGAAAATGAAGTAGCCTCAATTGCTTGCCCATATTAATTATCAATgtttatcaataattattaattaaaatccaCTGATGAGACTTTCTGTGATATGGCTTCAATAAGGAAAgctcatattaaataaactgcaaaatgtgtcaaagaagtaagaaaatttactttaaaaatccagAGTCTCAATAACTGACAGCCAATGCTCTTTGGACAACAAGTTGTTAAAATAGCGTATGTTTTTATCAGAAAAGGATCTAGAACTCATAGAAAATTTGCTTGAATCGTGACTGATTGGGTTTCCCAAGTCAAAACTCAGTATCTGAGCACAATGATCAGAAAACGCTACTTCCAAGGTTTCAGTTGAAAACAGTGCAACGTTAGTGAATATATTATCAATCAAGGTACAGGATGATCCCTGAGTTCTAGAAGGTTCCgaaaaaactagtttaagaCCATATGAGCTAAATGCGTCCACAATATGTACTGCTTCTTTacatctggaaaaaaaatcatagtaaaaatcaccacaaaaacacattaaaatattaggtttatataaAAGCTTTAACAATTTCTCAGAGTattcaataaaagttttaaaatcagAGCTAGGAGGAcgatatatacaaaaaactaaaatatgaaCACTATTTACAGCCTGGAGAAGAGCAGCAGCACATTCAAAGTTACCAGACAGTGAAAAGTCTTTATTCTCTACatgtttatgtatttttgtatttgtatttgtatttgtttctTAGAAGAAACTTCttctagaaaatatatttatttcacaaTATATCAGTTATTACAATAgaatgatattatttaattatttcaaaaattaaactatagcTATATCTAATACAAGTCTTAGTACTCAACACCTAGATGTAAAAACATCTGTATGTGCGTAGtaaagttttctaataatttattacatttatttgtaatattattctACACCgtgaaaaccaaaacaaaaacaattctaCTATAACAATTTGCATATACAATCAAAAGATTAATAATGTTAACATCATAGATCTCTAAAATCTACCCAAATAGACATAAAATCACAATAACTAGTTCAAAATCCTTACAAATTGATGGTGATTTTCAAAGATTACATTCTTTGTTAGtaatttaaatcttttcatTCTAGAACATATTTTTACCTCTCTTGGTAATAAGTTATAAAGTTTTGGGCCAAAGTAGTTTATATACCTCagattaagattatttaaacttGTCGGAATTTTTATGTGTTCGTGATATCTAGCTCTTGTTTCATAGGAATGATCTATCAAAATCTTTAAGTTAGGTTGAGTGTGTATATAGGAACATGTTGCAAGTATATATAACGATCTAATATCtagaatatctttattaaaaagcaaattagAAGGATATAAACggtttttcttaagaattatttttaaaatgtacttctgtattatatttaacttatataaGCTGTTATTATAAAGTCCTCCCCACACCAGTATTccgtattttaaaattgactcTACAAATGCTTTATAAATGATAGtgagtgtttttttattcaaaaattctctTAGCAAGTAAAATTTATGAACAAGTTTTCGGATTTTGTTGGAGACATAATCAATATGTGTTTtccactttaaatttttgtcgaTTATAATACCGAGATATTTTGTAGATGAGGTCTCCTTAATGCAatcatcattaaataaaatcgagGTATACTCAGGTCTATTTACATTAGTCAAAGAAAAAGCTatgtaattagtttttgttaaattcaaaGTTAGTTTAGAAGTTtctagccagttttttatttctaccaATATGTTCATGGATTTGTCCCTTATGCTTTCCCAAGAATCTCCCGAAACAACAATTGccgtgtcatcagcataagaTACTGTTAACCCATCAATCTGTAATTTTAAAAGGGagtttaaatatgttataaataatatcgGGCCTAAGACCGTTCCTTGAGGAatgccaatttttatttttcgtttttcactCAACACATTATTTAGCCTTACCATCTGATACCGCTCCGACAGATAACTAGAGAAGAGCTGAAGGGCTCTTCCCCTTATTCCATATCTTTCAAGTACATTGAGAAGATCCCTATGAGGGacggtatcaaatgctttggcaAGATCCAAAAATACCGCTAAACACCTTTTATttgagtttaaattatttacaaccTCAGTTATTAACCTATGCATCGCATCTTCTGTACTACATGCCTCAACAAATCCAAATTGGTTTGTGGATAAAACattgtttagtttaaaaaagtttgttattctatgttttatgcatttttcacaaatttttgaaaagttactaATGAGGCTGACAGgtcgataattatttattaaggttttGGTACCTTTTTTGTGAATGGGAGTtacaattgtaattttaaattgtgaaggTATTTCACctgtttctaaaattaaatttagtatatgTAAAAGTGGGTTTATAATTTCTAAATGGGTCTTTTTTATAAGATCGGCCCTTATACCATCATGTCCAGGGGAGCTATTCGTTTTTAGTTCTGAGATGTATTTTATTAgttcattttttgttattgggaTTAGGTAAACGGAGTTTGTTATTGGAGGCTCCAATTGTTGAACATATTGTGGTGGTGGAATTGCTTTTTCCATGTCAACCCCTATATTAATGTAGTACTCATTACAATAATTAGATGCCTCAAGTGGACTACTgaaatttgcattatttttattctttatatttagaaaagtgTCTTTGTTATTACAATTTTCATAAGTGGCATCTTTGATTATTTCGTAAAGTTTTTTCatgttatttttgttaatttctatttgatttttgtaatattgatttttttgtttatgtataagtttgtttaaattatttctgtAGTCTTTATATGTTTTTTCTAGAATgggacaataattttttgataattttttcttcattttatcCCTTGTTCTGATTGAGGTAATAATACCATTAGTAATccatgctttaatttttttgtattttggattttttagaatgaagattttttagaagtttttgTTGCATCTGCTAACAACTGTtggtatttttctaaaaaaatgtttgtagcAATTTCAgagttattttcatttaatacaaTTGACCAATCAAAATTCTGTAGAAGCTGTTTAAATTTAGAGATATcaattttacttctttttttctgtGTTGATGTTAAATTTTCCTTTGGTTCTTTTTGGCTTATATGAAGCATTATTGGGCTATGATCTGTGATGTCCTCTTCTATAATATAAGAttcaaaacataatatattggactttaatttttgatttataaacaAATGATCAAGgcaactttttgaaatatttcttgttaCTGAATTAATGTATGACTGAAAACCAAGAGCATTCATCATAGCATGATAACTTGCTACTTGGTTATCatctttttctaataaatttatattaatgtctCCCACAAAAATCTCTATGTtcgaaaattttattgtttccaGAAAACAGTGTAAAtcacttataaaattagacttagGAATAGGGGGTGGTTTATATGTTGCTGTTAGGCTAATAGAATaaccatttatttcaaaatttattcgGCTTAATGTTGCCATAGAATTCGGCAATAGAGTAAAAGAAAACTCCACATTGAAATGTTCTTTGACAAGTATAACCACACCATCATTTTTATTGTAGTTTGCttcattataaaaaacattataccCCGGAATGTTACAATGGTCTACTGTTGCGATTTGATAGGTTTCAGTTAGTACAATGACATCTATATTTTGCAATTTATAAGtttctaaaaaagtaattaggtTGTCAATATTCTTATATAGGcttctaatattaaaatgaattaaacttattaaacattttttatttttaagacattCTAACCTCTTTTCGTCCACCATTTCCCCTTGAATGTCACTTTCCATACTTAGTTCCTCTAAAATAGCATCTTGGTTGTTAAGTACCATTTATTTATGAATAGTCAATTTTACTTCTCAAAATTCCTATTTGATATTTCAAAGTTGGGCATTCCTGGTCGAGAGCTGAGTGATCCGTTTTGAGTTTAAGTTTGTATTTCTGGTTAGCAACCGTACAATTTACACATAGTTTTAACTGTTGGTTACATTCCCGTGTGCCATGGTTTCCAGCACATTTTCCACACACTTCGTTTGTGGTGCATTTGGTGCTTTTATGCTGAAAACCCTGGCACCTGTAGCAACGTGAAACGGTCAGATCTTCATATACTGGCAGACGCTGCCAATCCATGAATACTTTCCCATAATGTATCATTTTGTCCAACAATCCCCCTGAGCATTCCGCATAAATTACACTATCCTTTTCTTGATTGTTGTTCTGCCTGATGTATGTTACTTTTAAATGGTCCTTTGCGTCTATCCATTTATTTTGCTTCCGAATTTTGGCTTCCACTTGGTCCAGTACTTGTCCACCAGTGTATCCCACAATTTTTATCCTgggtgaaattttttttggaagctCAACAGTAAATTGTTCCTTGAGCTTTTCTTCCATCTCGTTTTTCAAACGTTCAATGTCCTTCTCTGTGTCGCATTTTACCACAAAATTTTCCGTGTTTGGCCTCTTTAATGTTTCTTATACCAACCCTTAACTTTGAAGGGTCTATTAAAGTTTGAATGTCCTTCCGGCTTTGTTCCGaactttggttttttttggGCTTCATAACAATTGCAGGTAAACCTGCTCTACTGCTGCTTTTAACTATGGGCTTGTGTTGTAAAATTGTTGCATATGATTCTGCTTTGGGTGATTCTATTTGCGATTTTATTgtatactactactactactactactactactactactactactactactactactactactactactactactactactactaaagtCAGATCtgacaaatattattatacacatAGCCCTATTTTGTAACTTTTGAAGTTGGGACAActcattttgttttaataaaaataatacactagaacaataattaaagtgaGGCAAGATAAGTAcattgtaaatagttttttttgtccATAAGCTTAAGTAAGGTGAACCAtctagataaataataaattttatatgaaattttctTAATGACCTCAACTGCATGACCTTTAAATTTAAGTCCCCATCTATCCATATGccaaagtatttaatttttgttacacATTCTATTGAATGTtcccctatttttatatttacctgTGCTGGTAAGTGTCTTTAAAAACATTCCTTTgctattatcaaatattttgttttgttctagatatatttagaatgcaaaagcgtATCATTCATTGTTTATTGGGCCTGACCTATAGAACTCCCTTTAGACCTTACTTcagcaaactaaaaatactcacccttccctccttatacttttcttccttggtgttattcgtgaaaaaacacaatcatttgtttgttgagaatagGGCAATGTACACTGAGGATGTGACTATGATTACACAACATAGAAGTGATCTCCGCattccattgcataattcagcttactatgaaaggggttctcattatatggccatcagggcttattgcatgctacctgctgatattagaagcatcaaatctacagtccaatttaaaaagctgtttaccactggttgcagattaaatgtttctataattttacttttagataataattttaacttatgttagatatttagaatatttattttgaattttgatactttgtttatataaggctattgcctctatgaattctagataagcaaaattaatgtatcctatgggagctagatcctcctttgtatgacATTACTTTGTCATCCTGTATACGactttgttggcaaataaaggatattattattattgctatTACAGATGTTCccctttaaataatttaaattacaccACTCATAGATCgatcttatttaatttaacttgatGTTCATGTGTGTTTaaagtagtaaaataaaataaagcatcatcTGCAAAAGATGGGTTGTGCATTCATTTTATCACcattaataaactattattattataatccaGGGGCACATTATCCACACTACTCAGACTAATAAACTACTTATGGACTCACCCCACAAAAGTAACAGTATACTCACCCAAGCAACTTTGGATCCGTCGGGTGAAAAACTAACACAATGAATCCATCCGCCACCAAGTGGGGAGTTAACATACTCAGCCATCAGTTGCCCCAAAGGCATCTTGGGTCCCCAAGCAGTCCCCTCGGGcatcttttcaatatccttAATAAAGGCCGAGAAAACCCTAACCTTAAAATCGGCACTACCGGTGGCCAGAAGCACATTATTTGGATGCCAATCCAAAGTAGACACTGTAGACCTAATGGGCTTTTTAATATGTTTGGAAACCCACCAGTCATTTTCACTTTCAAAGTAGCAAATCGAGATGAGACGCGCCCCGGATCCCACCGCGAATTTGTTCTCGTTTGGGGACCATTTTACGCAAGTGGCCGCCCTGTTAATTCTTAGGAGGACCAGAGTGGGTTTCCATTTGCCCGTTGAGTCTTGACTCCACACGTAAGCGTTACGGTCAGCCGCACACGTAAC
The sequence above is a segment of the Anthonomus grandis grandis chromosome 12, icAntGran1.3, whole genome shotgun sequence genome. Coding sequences within it:
- the LOC126743096 gene encoding actin-related protein 2/3 complex subunit 1A-B gives rise to the protein MTESHKFGTLSPITCHAWNKDRTQIAFSPNNHEVEVHQRNGNDWKLLDTLNQHDLRVMGIDWAPNTNRIVTCAADRNAYVWSQDSTGKWKPTLVLLRINRAATCVKWSPNENKFAVGSGARLISICYFESENDWWVSKHIKKPIRSTVSTLDWHPNNVLLATGSADFKVRVFSAFIKDIEKMPEGTAWGPKMPLGQLMAEYVNSPLGGGWIHCVSFSPDGSKVAWVGHDSSINVADPTQGSAFIKLKTEFLPFLSCTWISDKTIVAAGHSCVPILYKLNGNSLIFAGKLDASQKKESGGLSAMRMFHSLDKQARSENSDTSLDSVHQNAISCLCIYQGSKSRAAKISTSGLDGQLVIWDINSLERSIQGLKIE